Below is a window of Impatiens glandulifera chromosome 2, dImpGla2.1, whole genome shotgun sequence DNA.
aatGGTGTAATGACTCTCAGCCAACAGGGCTATCTCGAGAAGGTGATTGATAAGTTCAAAATTCGAGGAGCCAAGCCAGCAAAGTTGCCGATCACGAATCAGTATCTGATGTCGTCTGTGAACTCGAGAAAAACCAGGTCAGATCAGACTTACATGGAAAAGATTCTGTATTCAAGTGCAGTTGGGTCTGTGATGTACTCAATGGTTTGTACCATGCCAGACTTGGCACATGCGATTAGTGTCTTGAGCATGTTTATGGCGAGTCCAGGCCGTGAACATTGGCTCACAATGAAGTGGTTACTAAGATACATAGCCTCGACTACTGATGTGGGGATATGTTACAAGAAAAGAAGTGGAGCAGATGTTAGTGTAATTGGTTACGTGGACTCAGATTATGCAAGAGATAAAGACTCAAGGAAATCAACTTCGGTTTTCTACTTTTTGGTGAACGGTAACTGTATCAGTTGGAAGAGCGAGTTGCAATCAGTAGTGGCTTTATCAACAACAGAAGCCGAATATATCGCAGCAACTGAAACTGTAAAGGAAGCAATGTAGATTTAGGGTCTGCTGCAAAACTGAAGGTGTTCGAAGGACCTGCGACGGTGTTCACAGATAGCCAAAGTGCACTACACTTGTGCAAGAATCCTGTGTTCCATAAAAGAACAAAACACGTGGATATCAAGcaccatttcattcgagagAAGATAGCACAAGGGGTGGTTTCAATCAACAAGGTTGGAACAGAAGATAACCCGGCTGATGTTGGAACCAAGGTACTACCTCTAAGTAAATTCAGACATTGTTTGGATTTCTTAGAGTTCAAGAGATGTAGTGCAATGAAGGCTTCGAGCAATGAAGTGATGAACATATTCGATTTCACTAGAACAAGAGAAAGACCTTTCaacccaaggtggagattgttgaaattgAGTTGATGGGTCATGCCCAATTAAATAAAGTGTCCAAAACTTATAGTTAGGACAagttgtttatattatatatatgagtaattcacacaagtgggttaaaatttttatatgtgtgagtgatatatataaagaacgAGGTGTAACTGAAACGTTCAATTGGGATAGTGGAATCGAGTTCGTAACAGAGCTCGACGGAGACGTAGACCATCTTTTTTGGGTcgaactccgatatcaaatcttGTATTGTTTTATTGGTTTCTTGTTGTTATATTTCTTAGTTCTTTGATTGATTAAGAGATAAATTCTCTAccgttttaataataaaataatccttgaaaataaattcataaattgtACCTGAATTTgtcttcaatttttatatataattccttTTCATGTTTACATTTTACAATTATATGTGATTTTATGCattttaatagttaaacattatatatatatatatatatatatatatatatatatatatatatatatatatatatatatatatatatatatatatatatatatatatatatatatatatatatatatatatatatatatatattttgaaattttaggaATTTAACACTATCTTCTAAGGTCATAAAATGTAaccaaaattgaaaaatatctatttctTGTACTAAacgataaaattaaaatttacacatacatatgaatgtttttttaattaaatagatattttaaattttagtgaTGTAGTAACAAACTTACacaaatcattataatttaatttacaaaaatgttGATAGAATAAGTTCATTTAACAAACCGACTGTtggaatgaattttttttaatgaaaaaataaaccTGTTCGATCAGTTTACTTACCCTATCTATTCTAATGAATcaggaaataaaaaaattgatatttattttaaaattgaaaatgaatttcCAAAGTATTAGTAATTTAGtacataacaataataatattgtaaagGTAAACAAAAGATCTCATTTATGGATTCTTGACATGTATATATCCAGCAAACTTCATGAACAAATATTGGCATTTTCATCGTCgtcttcttcaccatttcttttcTCTTCTCGCACTTGATTgtcttcttcaccatttcttttcTCTTCTCGCACTTGATTGTAAGCGGTTAACGTTTTTGCTCTCATGTTTGCTATCTCTACTATGATATCCATAGCTGCCCCTCCACAAAATCAGTGTTTTTTTAGTATATGTGCCAAAACAATAATGCAGATTTTATGTACCTGATTCGAATGATGTCTGTGCGGCTCTGAGCTTTGGAGAAACCAGAGTTCCAAACACTTTGAGTGATTTTGGCCGCTCCTCCTCAATCTACCAAAATAACAAAGCAAATAACATTGTGGATGAATTGTGCCCATCGTGCAAAGGTGAAACAAGATTTCAAATACATTGTGGAATGAATGTTTGGATCAAGTATAACAAAAGTATAAAGATTGTATTTAAACGTATGGAAAGTGGAATCTTAAACAAACTAGTCAACTCGACCCAAAATCTGGATAGAatctttaatttcatttcaAGTATTAAAAACGTTTGTTCAAATGTAACTTGATTTATCCTTTTCAAATATAAACTCTCCAATATATCAATCTAGGTTTCAcctgttttttatattatatatctacTATTTATAGGTGTTAATTGGCTATAGTTACCTTCTTAAGTAACTTTTGGGTTAGGGTTTATGATGGCCCAGATTCTTTTACCCTATAGTGATCTTTTTGTACTTTTGAAAGCTATTAGGGATGAAAATACAAAGATAAACATCGGAAACTGTAAAAGCagttaataattcataaacgaagaacaaaatatttttgcaATATAACTTACTTGCTTGTCAACTATAAAAGTGACTTCAGTGATGGCTGGTCCTTCATCCAGAGTTACtgataaaataatgaatattaaaGTAACAGGCGATTGATAGCAATGGGAATTAATCGATAACAACAATAACTAAATATTTCTATTATCATTGATATCATGCCAAATTGCCAATTCTCCAACCATTTGAAATGAAATGCCTAGTTCTAAAGGATTTGGGAATTTATTACACTTACTTAAGGACAACAAAATCTTGGGCCTTGTTTGaacttgggttatttgaaaaaaaattgttttatgtaccaaaatattattggtagttttgaatgatgtgattgatggTTGAAAGAATGatggattattttgaaataatcacaaataacccacatcaaacaatcTCTTGATAAAGGAATAATGTTAAACACTAGGGGGCTTTGTTGTTAATTGGTCAGGCCAGTTGACCTAATAGATCAGGATTATTATGAGataagtttagggtttagggtagaTTTCCCCTATAAATGTGACACCTATGTTATAGCTTCTCATATTGTTCCATTGTCTAAGTAAACCCTAACAGTTGGTTAAGGCTAGCTAAGTTAGTTACTGGTAGTATAAATAGTGACATAAGTTTGTTTGAGGCATTATGATATGTGGATTGTAATTGGTTTTTTCttaatgaaaattcttttattcTAATTCTACAACGATAACTCCCTATTCTCAACCATAGAATTCAAAACTtgttgctctgataccaattataCAATGTAActagaaattagggtttatgaAAGAAAATCCATTGTATATAAGAAGAGAAGATTTCCATTACAAAATATAACTCCACAAAGTTAACCTCCATTGCCAAACTACCTATCTTCATTCATATACCACCTCCAAAGTCAGTCACTCAACCCTAACATGTTTGACAAAAAGGACAAATTGAAGGAAATAAAAGGCATGCTTTTATCTTATTCAATGCATATAGGAATGAGTTTACCTAATTCAATGATCAAGGGTATCTTTTCTAAAGAAGTAGGTGATACAGATATGTTGTTTCATATCCAAATCATAAAGTTCACAAAAGTGCCAAGACAAAGAAACCTCTAGAACTAAATTTGAAGGGAAAAACAGCATAATAGTCCCAATACTACGTAAAATTAGGGGATATAAGTACCATCTTTCTGGTTTACTTGTAATGTCGTAGCAGCAGTTTGATCATTATGGTTGAATAAAGCACTGTTGATACGCAAAGGCCCCATAGAATATCGTGCACTCGCCAATTCCATCCATCCCTGCATAGACCAAGTGTTCtgaatatattaaacatatagTATTAACCATTACCATGTTTCAAATCTAAATCGCAAGAAATCACATAAGTTGAAACAGAAAAACTTCAGAATGTCAACTATTTGTATCAAAATGTTAGATTCATATATCTCAGAAATAAGTCTGAGTATCATCTTCTTCGTAAAGTTACCTGGCGAAGTATTGACGATAATGAATCGTAAAGAGTTAAATAGCTATCAGTTGAATCAAGAAACTTCAGAATGTTTTGATCTCTTGCTTCTACGTCTATCTTCTTTTCTTCATATAGATGCTCAGCAGACACATTCTCATTTCCAGCACTAATTATTCCTACTCCACTCAGATCAGACGAAGAACCGCTGCAGATTAGAGTTTCTCAGTcatattaaattgataaaactTCAAATCCGTCTACCTATTATTAAAACGATCATAAACTTCGATGCGAGAATGTCAGTAGAGTAATCAACAAGATCTCTAGCTTAAATCTACAACCATCATGATTTCCATTTTAGATCACATTCTTAAGGATGATTATGATTATCGATCAAAACCTAATATAGGAGGTGGTTAATGATGAAAGTAAACTAAACTTCGTCTTTATCATCCTTAGCTAATAGTCTAGAATTTTAACCAGAACTAAGACAACGAACTTACCGGAGTACTTCCGCCATTTTCCTTGAGTTTTCAGTCTGATTCGCAAcaaagagagatagagagatagagagaaagagaaactaAATCCTCCAAAGATAGAATAATGCCCGGGAGCCCATAACCCGACCCGACGCATAATATACAAGTCGGCCTAACTTACTGTCCGAAAGATGTtttttagttttcaaataagGGTGTGAGCTTTTTATTGGTTTATTAACTGAAATGTACATAAAAATCGTTGAATTAGTTTCATTGCAAGATATTGGTTCGATACAATTCATGAAATGAATCACATGATTTCCAAAATACAAATGCATtgtattttagatatttttaaaatacaaatgcattgtattttagatatttttatttttttttatattattaacacAAGTAAATAGTAGTAAATAGTTTAAATGCGTGTTATACGATAAATTCGGATACGATAAATTCGGATCTACTGTCCCGACTATCTTAGAGGAGaaagaaaattgaatattaaaataaaatgggaTTTAAGGTTTAtgtcatgtatatatatatataactttttatttgtcTCATTTATTAAAACGACatatgatttaatatataaagcGTTAAACCGAACGTTAAAATTTGTTTAGTAAAAAAGAAAACCGTGATGATTTCAATTTAGCCGGATCGATTTGATATTTGGTAAACTTTTTCGAAGAAAACAAGCTTGAGTATATACTTTACCGGCCATTCTTGCAATTTTAGTTTGAGAAAATTGTTCAAGAAACACTTAAAAATGGCACATTTAGACTATTAATGTGCGACATAATGAACAAAACGTTTCCCTTTCAAAATGAAaagatgtttaaaaaaaaacattatagaTGTACAACCGCAATTGATTTAGTAACGCAAGAATAAGCATCAAGTTCATTAGCCATTTTATTCCTCGATACATGTCTCCAAATCATCCCCTCACCCGACGCCGATACATCGCAAACCGTCAAGAAATCCAACACCTGCCCGAATATCTTAAACATCTCAACCCCAAAAATCACGTCTCTATCCGAAACAAACACCGCATTCCAATCCATAGGCGCATCAGGATGAGTGGAAACTTCAAACCAACTAAAATTCACGAAATCCAACTCCCATACTTTCCTCACCGCCTTATTCCTCCTCCCGATTTCACCGTCTCCTTCGCACCACAAAACCGATAACATAAATAATCGCCCACTCAAACAAATCAGCTTCGGGTAATACTCGTGAACACGGGGAGGAATCGAAACCGTTTCGATCCACACCCAATACCCCCTTTCTACGTCAAAACCTACAAGCTTATCGCTTTCAGAATAAACGTAGAAAACTCGATTGCATACAACTCCCGAGCAAGCAATACCAAAATTGACCGGTAATCGTTGAATTTCTGACCATTTATTTGACGTTGAATCGTAAATCTCCCCTGTTTCCAACCGCTCATCCCCCGATCCAACTCCTCCTATCGCAATCAGAACGAATCGTTTGTTTCTATTAATAGAACAAGTACCTAGAATCGGAGATGATCTTGCATACTTCATGGAGGCCATTTTATGCCATGATTTACTCAAAGGTCGAAACAATAGAACTCCTTTGTGTGTCTTTTTTCCGAGATTGGTCAAGCTAGAACAACCTCCAACTATATAAACACTGTCTTTCGCGCTAGCAACTGAGAACATGAACCTTCCTTTAAGGATCGAAGCATCTAGCCTGTGCCATTGGTTATTAGATACATCTAACGAATGAATCTCCGAAGAACACGAATAACCATCTTTAACAATGCCAAACAGAAACAGCCATGGATTTTGATGTAAACCATCTTGTCTCATCTGAATGAAACGTTGATTCGTCGTTAGATATCGCCATTTCTTGCAGACGAGACGAGCATTCATCAAGCTGGTGAGTGGAA
It encodes the following:
- the LOC124925597 gene encoding F-box/kelch-repeat protein At5g42350-like, yielding MVSESLTGETSLSQEFQALSMSMSKGLVRNPSPKQKSNNKRDEINDTRWSSWKCLNLNGRNGSCKVVAETNETFVDQNGRRKSSSAIDCFSYGMKEKFWKRNARKTYKLEPQKSRSDVFLPDDILEMCLVRLPLTSLMNARLVCKKWRYLTTNQRFIQMRQDGLHQNPWLFLFGIVKDGYSCSSEIHSLDVSNNQWHRLDASILKGRFMFSVASAKDSVYIVGGCSSLTNLGKKTHKGVLLFRPLSKSWHKMASMKYARSSPILGTCSINRNKRFVLIAIGGVGSGDERLETGEIYDSTSNKWSEIQRLPVNFGIACSGVVCNRVFYVYSESDKLVGFDVERGYWVWIETVSIPPRVHEYYPKLICLSGRLFMLSVLWCEGDGEIGRRNKAVRKVWELDFVNFSWFEVSTHPDAPMDWNAVFVSDRDVIFGVEMFKIFGQVLDFLTVCDVSASGEGMIWRHVSRNKMANELDAYSCVTKSIAVVHL
- the LOC124927072 gene encoding uncharacterized protein LOC124927072, coding for MAEVLRGSSSDLSGVGIISAGNENVSAEHLYEEKKIDVEARDQNILKFLDSTDSYLTLYDSLSSILRQGWMELASARYSMGPLRINSALFNHNDQTAATTLQVNQKDVTLDEGPAITEVTFIVDKQIEEERPKSLKVFGTLVSPKLRAAQTSFESAMDIIVEIANMRAKTLTAYNQVREEKRNGEEDDDENANICS